Part of the Halostella litorea genome is shown below.
GTGCGGCCGTAGGCGTCCGAGCCCGAGAGCTGGGCGACCGTGTCGTCGACCCGCTCGCGGAGGACGGCGATGCGGTCCTCCAGGCGGGCGTACTCCTCGCTCGCCCGGAGCTGGGCCTCGCTCTTCTCGGAGTCCAACAGGGCCCTCTTCGAGGCGAGCGCGAAGAACTCCTGGATCTGGGCATCGTACGTCGACCGGAGGAGCAACTGGTCGACCGTGTCGAGCAGGTCGTCGGGCGAGACGGGCTTGACGAGGTAGTCGTCGAACCCCATCTCGATGATCTCGAAGTCGGGTTCGATGGCGGTCACCATCGCCACCCGGCAGTCGAGGTTGCGCTCGCGGATCGCGTCCAGCACGCGGTCGCCGGAGATGCCCGGCATGCGGCGGTCCAGCAGGACGGCGTTGACGTCCCCGTCGATGGCGTCCAGCGCCTCCGTGCCGTCGTAGGCGGTCCGGACGGTGCAGTGGTCCGCCAGCCACGAGGAGTAGAGGTTGGCCAGGTCCGGCTCGTCCTCGACGACGAGGACGACGGGGTCCCCGCTCATGGCGACATCGCTCCCCTCTCCCGGCGCATTATCTCAACGATGTCGGCCGCCGTATTTGAAGATGGCGACTGGTCGGAACGAGGGAGCACGGTGGTCGGCGAGGGCAAACGCTATCAGCCCATCTCCTCGGTGATCACGGACCGCAGGTCGGCGACGGCCCCGGCGTCGTACGTCAGGTCGCGGCCGCCGACGGAGAGCGAGAGTTCGCCGGCCGACGTGCCCTCGCCGACCGCGTGGACCGGCGCGACGCCGTCGAACGCCGCGCGGACGGCGTCGGCGTCGGTCGTCTGGACGACAGCGCGGCCGGGGCGCTCGTGAAACAGCGCGGCCGTCGGGTCGGCGTCGTCCGGCAGCGAGACGTCCAGTCCGGCCTCGGCGGTGACCATCTCGGCCAGCGCGACGGCGAGGCCGCCGTGGCTCACGTCGTGGACGGCGCGCGTCGCGTCGTCGTCGGCGACGGCCGCGAGCGCGGAGACGAACGCGCCCGGTTCGTCGGGGAGGGCGGGGAAGCGGTCGCTCCCGCCGAACTGAGCGAGGTACTCGGAGCCGCCGAGCGGGACCGACTCCCCGGAAAGCGCCGGGTCGCCGACGACGAGCAGGTCGCCCTCGGGGGCGGCCGCGGCGGGCGGCGCGTCGTACCCCGCCTTCGTCCCGGTCATCGCCAGCGTCGGCGTCGGCGGGATCGGCCCGGACGGCGAGTCGTTGTACAGCGAGACGTTGCCGCCGACGACCGGCACGTCGAGCGCGGCGCACATGTCCGCGAGGCCGTCGACGATCCCCTTGAAGCCGCCGTACACGTCGGGCTTCTCGGGGTTGCCGCCGTTGAGGCAGTCGACGGCGGCGAGCGGCGTCGCGCCCTTCGCGGCGAGGTTGGTCGCGTTCTCCAGCGCGACGGCGCGGGCCCCGTCGTACGGCGCGGCGTCGGTCCAGTCGGGGTCCGCCCCGGCCGAGACGGCGAGGCCCGTCTCGGCCTCCCGGATCGCCAGCACCGCGGCGTCGTCGCCCGGCGGCACGCTCGTCCGGACGCCGACCTCGTGGTCGTACTGGCGGTACACCCACCGCTTCGAGGCGGCGTTCGGGCTGCCGACGACGGCCTCGAACGCCTCGGCGAGGTCGGCCTCGGGGAGGTCCGTCTCGGGCTGGCTCGGTTCCTCGCTCGGCAGGTCGTTCATCGGCGCGCCGTCCCCGAGGAACTCGGCGGGCGCGTCCACGACCGTTTCGCCTTCGAATTCACAGACGTAGTTCCCGTCGGTCACCTCGCCGATGACCGAGCAGCCCAGGTCGTACCGCTCGGCTATCTCGCGGACGCGGTCGACGTCGTCGGGGGCGACCTCGTAGCACATCCGCTCCTGGGACTCCGCGAGCAGGATCTCCAACGCCGTCATGTTCGGCTCGCGCTGGTGGACGCGCTCCAGTTCGATGTGCGCGCCAAGCCCGCCCTTCGCGACGAGTTCGCTGGAGGCCCCGCCGAGGCCCGCCGCGCCGAGGTCGCGGGCCGACTCGACCAGCCCCTCGTCGACGAGCGCCTCGTTGGCCTCGATCAGCAGCTTCTCCGTGTACGGGTCGCCGACCTGCACCGCGGGGCGGTCCTCCGTCTCGGCGTCCTCCGAGAGGTCCTCGCTGGCAAAGGACGCGCCGCCGAGGCCGTCCCGGCCCGTCGCGTTGCCGACGAGGACGAGCTTGTTCCCCGGCTCCTGGGCCTCCGCGGTGACGAGGCGCTCGGGGTCGTCGACGAGGCCGACGCAGGCGACGTTGACCAGCGGGTTCCCCTCGTAGTCGTCGTGGAAGGCGACGCTGCCCGCCACGGTCGGGACGCCGATGGAGTTGCCGTAGTCGCCGATCCCCTCGACGACGCCGTCGAACAGGTAACGGGAGTGCTCGCGGTCGAAGTCCCCGAAGTACAGCGAGTCGGCCAGCGCGATGGGGTAGGCCCCCATCGACAGCGTGTCGCGGACGATGCCGCCGACGCCCGTCGCCGCGCCGTCGTACGGGTCGACGTAGGACGGGTGGTTGTGGCTCTCGACGCCCATGGTGACGTAGGTGTCCTCGTCCAGGGACACGACGGCGGCGTCGTCGCCGGGGCCGACCACGACCCGCTCGCCCTCGCTGTCGAACGCCGACAGCAGCGGGCGCGACGACCGATACGCGCAGTGTTCGCTCCAGAGGTTCTCGAACAGCGCTTCCTCCGCCCGCGTGGGGTCGCGCCCGAGTTCCTCGACGACGAGTTCGCGGTCCGAATCGGCGAGGCTCATTCACCTCCCTGTTCA
Proteins encoded:
- a CDS encoding HalX domain-containing protein gives rise to the protein MSGDPVVLVVEDEPDLANLYSSWLADHCTVRTAYDGTEALDAIDGDVNAVLLDRRMPGISGDRVLDAIRERNLDCRVAMVTAIEPDFEIIEMGFDDYLVKPVSPDDLLDTVDQLLLRSTYDAQIQEFFALASKRALLDSEKSEAQLRASEEYARLEDRIAVLRERVDDTVAQLSGSDAYGRTCRDITREGTT
- the purL gene encoding phosphoribosylformylglycinamidine synthase subunit PurL; the protein is MSLADSDRELVVEELGRDPTRAEEALFENLWSEHCAYRSSRPLLSAFDSEGERVVVGPGDDAAVVSLDEDTYVTMGVESHNHPSYVDPYDGAATGVGGIVRDTLSMGAYPIALADSLYFGDFDREHSRYLFDGVVEGIGDYGNSIGVPTVAGSVAFHDDYEGNPLVNVACVGLVDDPERLVTAEAQEPGNKLVLVGNATGRDGLGGASFASEDLSEDAETEDRPAVQVGDPYTEKLLIEANEALVDEGLVESARDLGAAGLGGASSELVAKGGLGAHIELERVHQREPNMTALEILLAESQERMCYEVAPDDVDRVREIAERYDLGCSVIGEVTDGNYVCEFEGETVVDAPAEFLGDGAPMNDLPSEEPSQPETDLPEADLAEAFEAVVGSPNAASKRWVYRQYDHEVGVRTSVPPGDDAAVLAIREAETGLAVSAGADPDWTDAAPYDGARAVALENATNLAAKGATPLAAVDCLNGGNPEKPDVYGGFKGIVDGLADMCAALDVPVVGGNVSLYNDSPSGPIPPTPTLAMTGTKAGYDAPPAAAAPEGDLLVVGDPALSGESVPLGGSEYLAQFGGSDRFPALPDEPGAFVSALAAVADDDATRAVHDVSHGGLAVALAEMVTAEAGLDVSLPDDADPTAALFHERPGRAVVQTTDADAVRAAFDGVAPVHAVGEGTSAGELSLSVGGRDLTYDAGAVADLRSVITEEMG